In Desulfobulbaceae bacterium, the genomic stretch TTCGCTCGATGGCAAGGGGCGGCTTAGTATTCCCGCCAGGTTCAGGGATGTTTTGCGCAAGCAGTACGATGATCGCCTCATGGTAACTCCATGGATGAAATGCTTGAAGGCGTACCCGCTACCACAATGGGAAAAGATGGAAATGACCCTTCTGGCAAGTCTTCGGGAGCAACCGGACATGAAAAAAATGATCCGTTACATGATCGGTGGGGTTGTCGAGTGTAGTCTTGATAAACAGGGCAGGATTCTTCTGCCGCCAAAGCTCAGAGAGGAGTGCGGTGTTGAGAAGGATGTCGTCGTAAGCGGTGTTATGACCTATTTTGAAATACTCGATAAGAAAAGTTGGGAGGTCGACAGTAAGCCGACACCTGAAGATTTTAATAAGTTTGAAGTGAGCCTGCTAAGTACTGGCCTGCTATAAAAATGGTTACAAAAAATGAAAGGTAAATATGCATCAATCTGTACTTCTCAATGAGGCTATGAATTTGCTTGATCCCGAAGATGGCGGGGTTTACGTCGATGGTAACCTCGGAATGGGCGGTCATACCGAGAAAATTCTGGATTTAAGTTCCCCCGGTGGGCGAGTGATTGGTTTTGATTGGGACAGAGAGGCAATGGAATTTGCCAGACAACGGTTAGCCAAATTTAAAGATCGAATTGTTTTTGTTTCGGACAATTTCACCACAATACCAGCAAAGCTGGTGGAGTTAGGATTTGATAGCGTTGACGGTATTCTGCTTGATTTAGGCTTATCATCATACCAGTTAGATAAGAGCTCAAGAGGATTTAGTTTTCAAGGAAGTCAGGCACTTGACATGCGCATGGATGCAGAGCGCGGGAGCACTGCGGCAGACCTGATTAATAAAGCCTCGGCCGATGAGCTGGCTGACATTTTCTTTTATTTTGGTGAAGAGCGTCAGGCCAGGCGGATTACGGAATTTATTGTAGAGCGTCGCCGGGAAACAAAAATTGAAACAACCGATCAGTTGGTCGCCATAGTTGAAGCAGCTATTCCCCGCAAGTACTGGCCCCAAAAAATACATGTTGCAACCAAGGTGTTCCAGGCCCTCAGGATTGCTGTTAATGCAGAGCTAGACAACCTTGAATCAATTTTAAAAAGTGCACCGGAAATGTTGAAAAATGAAGCAAAATTATGCGTTATTTCATTCCACTCTCTTGAAGACAGAATGGTGAAGCGAGCCTTCCAGGCCAGCAGTTCTTTAAGAGTCGTTACTAAGAAACCAGTGACTCCTTCAACACAAGAACTGGTTAACAATCCGCGTGCACGGAGCGCTAAACTCCGGGCCGCATGTAAAGTGGGGACAGCATGATTCAGGATTTTTCAAGCATATTTGAGGGTAAACAGACGATAGATGTTAGAACGGTTTCTTTTCGTCGGAATACAACTTTTCGGAAGGTCGCTGGCGCAGTTTTGACTACAGTTCTGGTAATTGGGGTGATTTCTTGTCTGGTTTTTGGATTGCTTATTAAATCAGGCTTAAAAGAACTTGCCTTAAAACAGACCGTAAAACTGGAATTAATAATCGATCAACAGAGACTATATGCGCAGCGCAATATGCTTTTAGAGAAGGATAAAATTGTTCTGGCAGCCGCTGGGATGGGTCTTCACTCACCTAAGGGGAAACAGGTAAGACAGTTATGATTGTTCACCGGCCATGCAAACGAGCAGGCCAATGAAATACGGCAAGTATAAAAGTAAAAGCAAAAAGAAGCCGCGGGTTGGCATTGTCGTATGTTTAGTCCTGGTTGGTTTGTTGGTTTATCTCTATAAGGGCGGTTTTTTTGAAGGTGAACAAGATAGGGCGGGAGGGGAAGGCAACAGTATCAGTATAGATGAACCTGCTACAAAGGTAGTTCCGGGCGGCAAAAATAATGGCCAGGCTGAAGAGCTTCTTAACGCCAGAAAATCCATACACGACAGGAATATGGAGGTTTTGGCCCAAAGTATTGAGGTTACGTCAATTTATATAAGACCCCTTGAGCTTCGAGATAGACATGTGACAATTGTTACACTTGCTGATCTATTGGATTTGGAAGTTGAAGAATTGATGAGTGATTTGCGCACTGAGCGAAGCTTTATCTGGCTCAAGCATAATGTCAGCAGAGAAAAAGCACAAAGTGTCCGGTCTCTCAATTTGGAAGGGGTTTATTTGGTCAATGAAGGTCGGCGCTATTATC encodes the following:
- a CDS encoding division/cell wall cluster transcriptional repressor MraZ; this translates as SLDGKGRLSIPARFRDVLRKQYDDRLMVTPWMKCLKAYPLPQWEKMEMTLLASLREQPDMKKMIRYMIGGVVECSLDKQGRILLPPKLREECGVEKDVVVSGVMTYFEILDKKSWEVDSKPTPEDFNKFEVSLLSTGLL
- the rsmH gene encoding 16S rRNA (cytosine(1402)-N(4))-methyltransferase RsmH, whose translation is MHQSVLLNEAMNLLDPEDGGVYVDGNLGMGGHTEKILDLSSPGGRVIGFDWDREAMEFARQRLAKFKDRIVFVSDNFTTIPAKLVELGFDSVDGILLDLGLSSYQLDKSSRGFSFQGSQALDMRMDAERGSTAADLINKASADELADIFFYFGEERQARRITEFIVERRRETKIETTDQLVAIVEAAIPRKYWPQKIHVATKVFQALRIAVNAELDNLESILKSAPEMLKNEAKLCVISFHSLEDRMVKRAFQASSSLRVVTKKPVTPSTQELVNNPRARSAKLRAACKVGTA